The proteins below are encoded in one region of Apium graveolens cultivar Ventura chromosome 4, ASM990537v1, whole genome shotgun sequence:
- the LOC141719916 gene encoding uncharacterized protein LOC141719916 yields the protein MIPEQQYRERNFRKYSELISLLLVAENNNELLLKNHQIYPTGSAQLPKYITRHSRRISVRNGIDKDEVTDETVGMETFERDGYNNSDHQKWQHGVLNKRKAPQEEDTKDICLRCGAHGHWRRTCRTPKHLVDLYEANEKK from the exons ATGATTCCGGAACAACAGTATAGGGAGCGTAATTTTCGGAAGTATAGCGAGCTGATATCTCTTCTTCTTGTCGCTGAAAATAATAATGAGTTGTTACTGAAAAATCATCAGATATATCCCACAGGCTCTGCCCAGTTACCTAAGTACATAACACGTCATTCCAGAAGAATAAGCGTGAGAAATGGCATAGATAAGGACGAGGTTACGGACGAAACCGTGGGCATGGAAACTTTCGAG CGTGATGGTTACAACAACTCTGACCACCAGAAGTGGCAACATGGAGTGCTAAATAAAAGGAAGGCACCACAAGAAGAAGATACTAAGGATATATGTCTCAGATGTGGGGCACATGGGCACTGGCGACGTACCTGTCGCACACCGAAACATCTAGTTGACCTCTACGAGGCAAATGAAAAAAAATAA